In Plodia interpunctella isolate USDA-ARS_2022_Savannah chromosome 8, ilPloInte3.2, whole genome shotgun sequence, the DNA window AAGTCCAGTGTACTTTTTAACCTTATTCTtaggaattaaaatttaaaattactattggACTTTTGCAGCTGACCGTCTCTGATGCGCTAAGATCCTGCCAGTAATAACAGCATCCTAAGAGTGCAAATAGATTTCACTGTCAGTACATGAACCATAGAGCGATGAGTCATGAACTGACTGTAAGATGATTACTTATACTAtatagttgttcgccgcgaacttcgacctcgcgaacacaatatttttttacaaaattgtgaatatttcaaaagcgactgaaccgattttgatgccccacgaatttaaaaattctatggGCATATTCTAcgtaccttttaaatttcatcaaaatcggttctcttttttctttttgttgagagatattaataatttatgacgCTATAGCTAATACTAAGTATCTTATTCATTATTCGTGACAAGAAGGACAAAGTTAAGCAACTTGGTTGTAGCATCCGGGAGGTGAAACAgagaaaagtttttattgaatgcacatttatttattttaaaaaattttcgctaaatatatatattataatacatacaaatgaATGATTCTCTACTATTCAACCATAGAATAAAACACTAATAACATTGTGGTGCATTTAATAACCAAAatactaagtatatttgaataaaaaaccCCAAATTAATAGTCATTTTAGTACACAATAGTATACCTAGTATTATACAaagttagttatatatatatatatataattatcacaGGCCCCTCAACCGGTGACACCGTGGAATGGAATCCGCAAAGCCACAGAATTTGGTTCTATATGTTACCAAATATTTGACATATTCACGGGACAATTCACGCCTAATGGCAGCGAAGACTGTctgtatttaaatgtttacacTCCAGACCTGAAACCCAAAAAGCCTTTACCAGTAATGGTATATATCCATGGCGGAGCATTCATGTGCGGCAGTGGAAATGATGACATATACGGACCCGAATTCCTGGTCAAACATGACGTCATCCTTGTTACATTCAACTACAGGCTTGAGGCTTTCGGGTTCCTGTGTCTGGATACAGAAGACATACCCGGCAATGCTGGTATGAAAGACCAAGTAGCAGCATTAAGATGGGTCAACAAAAACATTGCCAATTTCGGCGGAGATCCAAACAACGTCACTATTTTTGGAGAAAGTGCTGGAGGTGCAAGCGTCTCATTCCATTTAGTTTCTCCTATGTCTAAAGGACTATTCCGAAGAGCTATAGCCCAAAGTGGAGCAGCTTTTAGCCCCTGGGCCATGTCCTTTCAGCCACGTGACAGAGGTCTGGCTTTAGCGAAAAAGCTAGATTTTCATTCCGAAGATGATAAAGAACTTTACAACTTCTTCAAAAATGTGCCCACGCAGGCATTGTGTGGACATCAATTACCCTTAACTTTAGATGAACAGCCCGGTATTAGCATGAGTGTTGTGAGTGAAAAGAAATTTGGAAACAATGAGAGATTTTTCTACGGTGATATTTATGAGGTTGCACGTAACGGAATACATGAAGACGTGGAAGTTATGACAGGTTACGTAGCCCACGAAGGTTTCATATTGATGTTAAACCCTATCCAAAGATCTATATCGGGATTTTTTGACCTAATCAATAATTATGTCGATTATCTTGCTCCAAAAGAAATCAGACTGAACTGCAAATTAGCTGATGTAATAGAGGCATCAAAGAGTCTGAAGAAATTTTACACGGATAATAAAGTACTGACTGAAGAAAACTGGGATgttcttgaaaaaatattaggattTAATGCGTTCAAATATGGTATAATCCAATCTGCGAAGTTTGCCGCAAATCAGAATAGGAAAGTATATCTGTACAAGTTTACATGTACCTCGGAGAGAAATGTATTTGCGCATAAGCTTGGCCTGGGAAAGTATATTGGTGATAAGGCTGTGACCAGTCACGTAGATGACCTAGCCTATCTCTTTCCCGAAAAAGCAATAAATCATCAACCTATCAACGATAGCACAAAGAAACTGATTGATAATGTAACAACACTTTGGACCAACTTTGCAAAATTTGGGTGAGttgctttaaatttatatttcctttttattttacgcccactattttgtgtttataaagACTCATTGACCTTTTTGTACACCTGAAATTGAATACTACCAAAATTCACGACAACTGGCGAgtcataatgaaattatagatAATTACAACTCAatatctgtattttataatagaattTTGATAATGGGATTCGAGACTTGCCTACgatgataaaaatagaataaaatataatttctaatacataaataattacaacaacgtccatcaaatattcaaattcgcagtagttcgatttttttttaaatagaagcATATTTTGCCTgtcttcataattattaaaggtacacttcttaaaaaaaagaatactcactgctatcattaaatattgaacacgatgaaattgaaatgacGGGTGTATGCAGCAAgattcacatttatttcgaccgggttataatttatataatataattcccaagagaacaatagttttttcatGCAATTTGACAGGCCAATTTTTGttcgaataaaattattttgtggcAAGTGtcgtataaaatattgatatataagtaatataatttaatacactATAATAACAAGtgcttataataaattaaaagtgtttataaaaattaaactaagcTATTATTGATTGAGATCCCATAAATTGTCACTTCAATACACATTActgtgacaaaatatatagcttTGCACGTTTTTAGATATTcgcaaacataaaattaactttttatacctactttCTTTTTAGTAACCCCACCCCTGACGGCTCTCTGGGCATCACATGGGAGCCATATTCTCTAGGAAAACAAAAATGCCTCAATATTGGCAACACATTATCGCTCGAAGAAGAACCAGATAAGGAAGAAGTTGTTTTCTGGGAAAACCTCCATAAGAAATACGTTCCACAACAAGTTCTATGAGTACTGTAAGGTCAAGATAATCTTATTATCGAACAAGACAGATATATTTCAGTTCATCTGTGTGAATTTACAAAGGTTGATATACCTACtaagttttaatgaaaaaaaaaagataattgttaattatgataattaagtGCATTTCTATTGATTTGGATCTAAATTGTCTAATTGTCTAAATCTGtacgaatataataaatttttaagaagaaataaatacgatGAATAATCAGCGTTTAAATGAGATCATCAATTTTTGACTTACAACACCGAATTGTTCACAAATAGATGTTTGTATAGGATGATTAGAGATGTACCTAGATAACAGTCCCTACATCTCCTATcctatcaatacatataataaaattgaagaaaggtcaaatttgaacattgttttttttttaattcttcatggaatatactaagttactgatatagatgacgaaaatatagttttagaaatttttgtctgtctgtctgtgtgtctgaacgcgcatcactaaATCTAGTGGACcgatttgtttgaaatttgatatgtaggtaccttatataccgggctaacatcttagatacatttcattccagtaaatggtcaggttcccgtaggataattgaaaaactaataattaatcaaaaatacctcggaatcccgggttaacatcttatagacatttcatcccgaaaaatgaggagggtcctgtaggaaaattaaaataacaattcacggagccgatttactttaaaattttgtggaaagaaaaaggggtgaaaaactgttaatatgaaagttctacaccgttgaagttactcacttgaaaatttggattttggttgtttacaacaaattaatgaatacgtatTTCAGacttttctgaaaattaaccctcaacgtTCAAAAGGGGgatgaaagattgtatgggacttaatacaattttcaagattaaaagatgaaaattggcacacttttTCTagcaaataagtaaataaaaaaatgtttaatttacgtttgtgatTAATAATACACGGAATTTGTCATGGAATAGGGACGggacgcgttgcagaaagcgagAGTGGGAATCAGAGCGGGAAATGGAAtggaaaaacatgatggcacaatatgtaggaaacggtacgggatatctacattacgagcaggaagcgggattggacaagtttgcgggacgagacacgcagcgagaaactggaaattgaactaaagatgagaaaaaataagaatttaaatcatatatgtttaccagtcttacagagtacgcgattaaaaaatactgagattttgctatgaaattcacgcgggcgaagccgcagacaaaagctagtagtaaatattttctttctaaagGCAGTAACTTTTTTAGTAAAGATCGTAGCTCGTGGTTTTAGgagtaagtaaaaaaatatcacatttgtAGTTACTCAGTTACAATTatctatatcaaaatataaacggATAGAATAGAATCATTGATCGTGTTATCATTTTGATTTCTGATTAGTAAATGAACTTGTAgcaaataaattcttattacGAGCATTATAAAGTCTAATTTCCAATAATACAACACTATctaatattatctaaaaataattgttgacGACTTTTGTTATTCGCTCAGTTTAATCTGGTCAACCTTGGAGGATTGCCGTGTGTtgagattaattttaaaatggtcCAAGTGAAGATAAACGATGGTGTTTTGGAAGGAGTGTATGTAGATAGTGAATATGGAGGGAAATACTATAGTTTTAAAGGCATCCCTTATGCCGCTCCACCAATTGGAGAACTTAGATATAAGGTAAATTCCtgtggaaaaataatttatttaatatcaccTAAGCCTGTAACTATGCTCCAGTAGACATTTGGAGATGTAAATTTCCCTATTTGTCATTtaattctacctgtgtacgaaatttcatagaaatttgTCCCGTAGCATTTCCGattcaaattctaattatttattaagaaattagaaCGTCACAGTGATTTTTTCACGCCaaaggtaattaaaattaattatctatatataaattaaaaaaattaaaattaaaggtaAACTACTGGTAAGGATAAGAagtatgggccatgacccaccacgcgggcccattgctGATTGGCGGGTtgtaacgactgcaaatacagtCAGATCCAACGGcttaacgtgccttccgaaggaCGGACACAATAGAACTTcctcaatattttaatcacgAATCATAATTTCTCCACAGGCACCGCAGCCAGTCACTCCTTGGGATGGAGTCCGCAAGGCCACGGAGCATGGCCCCATCTGCTACCAGGCATTTGACATGATAACTTTTACAATAAACCCTGCAGGCAGCGAAGACTGTCTCTATATCAATGTGTATACTCCAGAAATAAAACCATCCAAACCTTTACCAGTCATGTTCTTCATACACGGCGGAGGATTTATAGCCGGCAGTGGCAACGATGATCTGTATGGGCCAGACTTTCTGATAAAACAAGAAGTTATCCTTGTCACGTTCAACTACAGACTTGAAGCACTCGGCTTCCTGTGCCTTGACACAGAGGAAATCCCTGGCAATGCTGGAATGAAAGACCAAGTTGCTGCCTTGAGATGGgtccaaaaaaatatcacgcATTTTGGCGGAGATCCAAATAATGTCACAATTTTCGGAGAGAGTGCCGGAGGTGCTAGTGTATCTTTTCATTTGATTTCTCCTATGTCCAAAGGATTGTTCCAAAGAGCTATTGTTCAAAGTGGAGCCGTAACTAATCCGTGGGCAATCCTCTTTCAGCCACGTGAAGTTGCCCAAGCTGTAGCAAGGCAATTAGGTCACCACTCTGAAGACGACGTCGAATTGaacaaatttttcaaaacagTGCCAGTAGCTTCGTTAAGTCCTTTGAAAGTGCAAATAACAACAGGCGAAAGTCAAAAACCTCCTTTATTAACCTTTGGCATTgtaaatgaaaagaaattcGGAGACAATGAAAGGTTTTTCTACGGCGATGTACATGATGTGGTGCGCAATGGAATCCATGAAGGTGTTGAAGTAATTGTCGGTTACACAGATGACGAGGGTCTGGTGACATTAGCACACTTTGGTCCATTATCTGAagtgtgcaataaaattaacaacttCGTTGATTATTTAGCTCCCAAAGCCATTCTGACCAACTGTAAGCTAACAGATCAGATCGAAGCTTCGAGAAGTGTGAAAAGATTCTATTTCGGCAACGGAGTTGTTACTGAAGAAAAATGGGAGTCCTTCAAGAAATTTTTGGACTTTGAAATGTTCAACTATGGGTTGCTTCAATTGGCAAAGTTTTCTGCGCATCAGAAGACCAAAACTTACTTCTACAAGTTTGGTTACAAGTCTGAGAGGAATAAATTCGCTCGTGTGCTTGGATTGGGAGATCTTCTCCAAGGCAGGGCCGTGACTTGTCATGCTGATGAACTGGCATATCTTTTCACCGAGCAACTGTTTAATCATGAGCCGCTAACAGATTCTACAAGGAGACTCATAGATAACATTTGCAAGCTTTGGACGAACTTTGCAAAATTCGGgtaagatataaaaatgattaacTAAAAACAATGCGATACGACGCGCAGCTccctttttcctttatttacttgatcttggtctaaaaataaatttagagtTTTCGTGCAACgcatgttaaataaatgtcgTGCAATGTGTGGTAATAATCACACATTGCTTCTTAAAAGCATTAATCATACTTAATATTCTGGCAGAATTATTGAAAACCAATTAACTCCAATTTAAAATGctgtaatgtttttgtttattgaaatcaCTCAGATAACATTTTATCGGAGTTCTTACAATACATTCGAGTGCCTATGACACATCGTCGTGGATCTACAGgtcatgtttatataaattcagtAGGTAGATTGATTGTAGCTATCACCTTCTATCTAAAGTGGTCTGTTGGAAATAGTCCCATGTACTGCAATAAAGCTGTGGATATGGAGCTGTTTGTAAGAGTGATTACGGAGAATATACTGTAATCACTCATACACATTGCTCCATTGCACTGTATCTTATGTTTTCTAcaggttttgacactgacgtgcgttgacgtacgtcgaatctTAATACAACTTCTGCTTGTTCGGCGTTGTCTGTCGACGGACGTTAAAACGACTCGGCAATGAGCTTCAATTTGAATTAGAATTGCACCGTCGCGTTGCGTACCTAACTGCTTTTGTCGCTCACCTTTTGTTATCACTTGTTCAAATATAAACAGGGGAGATATTCGGTTAAAATAGAGATGTCTGATATTTGCTTTTActtgtacatacatatgtcATTGAATGTGTTTTATCATCATGTTTCTGTCCTAGgtcattcaaattcaaattcaaaattctttattcaatttaggatgatattgacgtcaaaaaaattacttaaactaagtctactgccggcttccaaagcgcaggtgaagaagaagcggcgcaacaaacttcaccgcagccttttctccaaggacgtcaattaacaaatataggtcttatacatatattaaaaattaggaggatgaatttaaatcataattaaaaatgtcaaaatttgaataaataaataaataaaataaaagttgtatttccaataaaattatcgaaaattgtcacacaaaatatatatataaataaaaagctaaatgtacaaaacgtacgtaataaggTTTtcaaatccttacatattatgaaacaaagtcatctgccgcatctgtctgtctgttcgcaataaactcaaaaaccgcTCCaagaattttcatgcggtctTCACctatagatagagtgattcctgactaaggtttaggagtataatttactgtttttttacaattgaTTCTTTGTTTAGAAGGGAaattgacgcgggcgaagcaagttgattataaattatatcaaatttagctttagtttaaatattaaagtatgtttgaatatatttttcagaaac includes these proteins:
- the LOC128672172 gene encoding uncharacterized protein LOC128672172, with product MVQVKINDGVLEGEHLVNEFGGKFFSFKGIPYAAPPLGELRFKAPQPVTPWNGIRKATEFGSICYQIFDIFTGQFTPNGSEDCLYLNVYTPDLKPKKPLPVMVYIHGGAFMCGSGNDDIYGPEFLVKHDVILVTFNYRLEAFGFLCLDTEDIPGNAGMKDQVAALRWVNKNIANFGGDPNNVTIFGESAGGASVSFHLVSPMSKGLFRRAIAQSGAAFSPWAMSFQPRDRGLALAKKLDFHSEDDKELYNFFKNVPTQALCGHQLPLTLDEQPGISMSVVSEKKFGNNERFFYGDIYEVARNGIHEDVEVMTGYVAHEGFILMLNPIQRSISGFFDLINNYVDYLAPKEIRLNCKLADVIEASKSLKKFYTDNKVLTEENWDVLEKILGFNAFKYGIIQSAKFAANQNRKVYLYKFTCTSERNVFAHKLGLGKYIGDKAVTSHVDDLAYLFPEKAINHQPINDSTKKLIDNVTTLWTNFAKFGNPTPDGSLGITWEPYSLGKQKCLNIGNTLSLEEEPDKEEVVFWENLHKKYVPQQVLFLLFAQFNLVNLGGLPCVEINFKMVQVKINDGVLEGVYVDSEYGGKYYSFKGIPYAAPPIGELRYKAPQPVTPWDGVRKATEHGPICYQAFDMITFTINPAGSEDCLYINVYTPEIKPSKPLPVMFFIHGGGFIAGSGNDDLYGPDFLIKQEVILVTFNYRLEALGFLCLDTEEIPGNAGMKDQVAALRWVQKNITHFGGDPNNVTIFGESAGGASVSFHLISPMSKGLFQRAIVQSGAVTNPWAILFQPREVAQAVARQLGHHSEDDVELNKFFKTVPVASLSPLKVQITTGESQKPPLLTFGIVNEKKFGDNERFFYGDVHDVVRNGIHEGVEVIVGYTDDEGLVTLAHFGPLSEVCNKINNFVDYLAPKAILTNCKLTDQIEASRSVKRFYFGNGVVTEEKWESFKKFLDFEMFNYGLLQLAKFSAHQKTKTYFYKFGYKSERNKFARVLGLGDLLQGRAVTCHADELAYLFTEQLFNHEPLTDSTRRLIDNICKLWTNFAKFGNPTPDETLGVKWVPFTLEKQEYLYIGNALSLEEHPDKKDFKFWETLHRKYVPNQVL